Proteins co-encoded in one Pseudomonadota bacterium genomic window:
- the comD gene encoding sulfopyruvate decarboxylase subunit alpha has protein sequence MDISERIVNDFIDNEIGFVTTVPCKQLSGVIEAVEKHDQIHHVPCNHEAEGMGLCAGAFLGGTRPCIIMQNTALGVTVNSLAALIQYYQMPLPMLISYRGEVGEKVACQVEMAMHTKPILQQMNIPSYHFHKASDIEELSAILNHTFMASKPTAILADASFWSAA, from the coding sequence ATGGATATAAGCGAACGTATCGTTAATGATTTTATTGATAACGAGATTGGATTTGTAACGACTGTGCCATGCAAACAACTGTCCGGCGTGATCGAGGCAGTTGAGAAGCATGATCAAATTCATCACGTTCCATGCAATCATGAGGCAGAAGGGATGGGACTTTGTGCAGGAGCTTTTCTAGGAGGCACCAGGCCATGCATAATTATGCAAAACACAGCCCTAGGAGTTACAGTTAATTCACTTGCTGCCTTAATACAATATTACCAGATGCCTCTGCCTATGCTGATTAGCTACCGTGGAGAGGTCGGTGAAAAGGTGGCATGTCAAGTGGAAATGGCGATGCACACTAAACCAATTCTTCAACAAATGAATATTCCGTCATATCATTTTCATAAGGCTAGTGACATTGAAGAATTAAGTGCAATTCTAAATCACACATTTATGGCAAGCAAGCCCACTGCCATTTTGGCCGACGCAAGCTTTTGGAGTGCAGCATAA
- the glnA gene encoding type I glutamate--ammonia ligase codes for MSEIENVLKLIKENDVQYVDFRFTDPRGKWQHTAQHVSTVDGDLLSEGIMFDGSSIAGWKAINESDMNLKPDLSTAVMDPFTEQPQLILFCSVKEPTTGQAYDRCPRSTAEKAEAYLKSTGIGDTTYFGPEAEFFCFDDVRFQTDQNHSFYMIDENEGPYNNGTEMFEGNIGHRPKAKGGYFPVPPVDNNTDLRARMVSTLHEMGVPMEKHHHEVAPSQHELGMLFGTLLRTADNMQLYKWCVHMVAHESGKTATFMPKPVYNDNGSGMHCHQSIWKDGDTTFAGTGYADLSETALHYIGGIIKHARAINAFTNPTTNSYKRLIPGFEAPVLLAYSSRNRSASCRIPYVESPKGKRIEVRFPDPSANPYLAFSAMLMAGIDGIQNKIDPGDPMDKDLYDLPPEELEGVPTVCASLREALAALDNDRDFLTSGDVMTNDQIDAYISLREEETLAFEQAPHPIEFEMYYSV; via the coding sequence ATGTCCGAAATAGAAAATGTACTTAAATTAATTAAAGAAAACGATGTTCAATATGTTGATTTTCGATTTACTGATCCGCGTGGAAAATGGCAGCATACCGCACAGCATGTTTCAACAGTTGATGGGGACCTTTTATCCGAGGGCATCATGTTCGACGGATCATCAATTGCGGGTTGGAAAGCGATAAATGAATCAGACATGAATTTAAAGCCGGATCTATCGACTGCAGTCATGGATCCGTTTACAGAACAACCACAGCTGATACTCTTTTGCTCTGTTAAGGAACCTACAACCGGTCAAGCATATGATCGTTGCCCTCGCTCCACTGCCGAAAAAGCGGAAGCTTATCTTAAATCTACTGGAATTGGCGATACGACCTATTTTGGACCAGAGGCAGAATTTTTTTGCTTTGATGACGTTCGCTTTCAAACTGATCAAAACCATTCATTCTACATGATAGATGAGAATGAAGGACCCTATAATAACGGCACAGAAATGTTTGAAGGGAATATTGGTCACCGTCCAAAGGCGAAGGGTGGATATTTTCCTGTACCACCAGTCGACAATAACACTGATCTAAGGGCACGAATGGTATCAACCCTCCATGAGATGGGCGTGCCAATGGAGAAACATCATCATGAAGTTGCCCCCTCACAGCATGAGCTTGGTATGTTGTTTGGTACACTTTTACGGACTGCCGATAACATGCAATTATACAAGTGGTGCGTCCACATGGTAGCGCATGAGTCCGGTAAGACTGCTACCTTTATGCCAAAGCCGGTATACAACGATAATGGTTCTGGCATGCACTGCCATCAGTCGATTTGGAAAGATGGGGATACTACCTTCGCCGGCACAGGGTATGCAGATCTATCCGAAACAGCGCTGCACTACATAGGCGGCATTATAAAACATGCCCGTGCTATCAACGCCTTTACTAACCCCACAACTAACAGTTACAAAAGGTTAATTCCAGGTTTTGAGGCGCCTGTACTGCTGGCATACTCATCAAGAAATAGATCTGCATCTTGCCGTATTCCATACGTTGAAAGTCCAAAGGGTAAACGCATAGAAGTGCGCTTTCCCGACCCCTCCGCTAATCCATATTTAGCTTTCTCCGCAATGCTCATGGCTGGGATTGATGGCATTCAGAATAAGATCGACCCAGGTGATCCCATGGATAAAGATCTTTACGATCTGCCTCCCGAAGAACTGGAGGGTGTTCCAACTGTGTGCGCTTCACTTAGAGAGGCGTTAGCAGCGTTGGACAACGATCGTGACTTCCTTACCTCTGGTGATGTAATGACCAACGACCAAATTGATGCGTACATAAGCCTAAGGGAAGAAGAGACATTGGCGTTCGAGCAAGCGCCGCATCCAATCGAATTTGAAATGTACTACAGTGTTTGA
- a CDS encoding P-II family nitrogen regulator — translation MKKIEAIIKPFKLDEVKEALQDVGIQGITVLEAKGFGRQKGHTELYRGAEYVVDFLPKVKLEVVLEDNDVERAVEAIKAAAETGRIGDGKIFISTVNDVIRIRTGEIGADAI, via the coding sequence ATGAAAAAGATTGAAGCAATCATAAAGCCTTTTAAGTTGGATGAAGTTAAGGAAGCTCTTCAAGATGTCGGCATTCAAGGTATTACCGTTTTAGAAGCAAAAGGATTTGGCCGTCAGAAGGGGCATACCGAATTATACCGAGGAGCTGAGTATGTTGTAGATTTTTTACCCAAGGTAAAATTAGAAGTGGTGCTGGAAGATAATGACGTTGAAAGGGCGGTTGAAGCAATCAAGGCTGCCGCTGAAACAGGTCGTATTGGCGATGGAAAGATTTTTATTTCAACGGTAAACGATGTTATTAGAATAAGAACAGGCGAGATAGGGGCAGATGCGATCTGA
- a CDS encoding molybdopterin-dependent oxidoreductase, which translates to MKNGTRMHSSHWGAFQGTTRDGKLVDVQPFCKDAYPSPIIGSIKDALYSECRIHQPMVRKSWLDNGFGANTENRGADSFIAIGWDQAIDLVVAELSRVQKCFGNEAIFGGSYGWSSAGRFHHAKTQLKRFLNIFGGFTDQVYSYSNAAGHAILPRVIGQGGYGPFSSWDGIAQHCELFVAFGGVGLKNTQVEPGGAGEHATHKWLPMLRKNGVRFVSVAPCQDDTADYLNAEWWPARPNSDVAIMLGLAHTLVENRLHNRAFLNKYCVGFDKFSSYLMGYTDNVPKTAEWAAKISEIPAQKIRALAIEMAKKNTMLGCAYALQRTDHGEQAYWMTITLAAMLGRIGLPGNGFGCGYGSMNGYGNPHLTLSAPTMSMGDNPTKSYIPVARIADMLLNPGTRYNFNGTQRKYPHIRLVYWCGGNPFHHHQDLNRLLQAWRKPETIIVHEPWWTSTARHADIVLPATSTMERNDIGASGRDRFWIAMQKLVEPLHQARNDFDIFSDIAEGLGLRDNFTEGRSEQDWIKKIYDIACHNAVKKDIILPTFDEFWSRGFVEIPAPNKPFVAMEDFRLNPSKFKRKTPSGKIEIFSETIDSFGYDDCPGHPTWLEPTEWLGSKLAEEFPLHMVSNQPRDRLHAQLDYSKISQETKIAGREPLRINPQDAAFRSIQTGDVVKVFNNRGAILAGALICTSIRPSVVELSTGAWYDPLIPGQPGSLEVHGNPNVLTPDRGTSKLAQGPTAHSTLVQVEKFVGTAPGVTIFKRPPIE; encoded by the coding sequence TTGAAAAATGGTACAAGGATGCATTCTTCCCATTGGGGGGCTTTTCAAGGAACTACGCGTGACGGTAAATTAGTCGACGTCCAACCGTTCTGTAAAGATGCGTACCCATCGCCTATTATCGGATCAATAAAGGATGCACTATATTCTGAATGCCGAATACACCAGCCCATGGTTCGTAAAAGTTGGCTTGATAACGGTTTTGGCGCTAACACTGAAAATCGTGGTGCTGATTCATTTATTGCCATTGGGTGGGACCAAGCAATCGATTTAGTTGTGGCAGAATTAAGTCGTGTGCAGAAATGCTTTGGGAACGAAGCTATTTTTGGTGGATCATATGGCTGGTCGAGCGCTGGCCGTTTTCATCATGCAAAAACGCAACTGAAACGGTTCCTCAATATCTTTGGTGGTTTCACTGACCAAGTATACAGTTACTCGAATGCCGCGGGTCATGCAATCCTTCCTCGCGTTATTGGTCAGGGGGGTTACGGCCCTTTCAGTTCTTGGGATGGCATCGCTCAGCATTGCGAACTTTTTGTTGCATTTGGGGGCGTTGGACTTAAGAACACACAGGTTGAGCCCGGAGGGGCAGGTGAACACGCTACACATAAATGGTTGCCGATGCTCCGGAAAAATGGGGTGCGTTTTGTAAGTGTTGCGCCTTGTCAAGATGACACCGCAGATTACTTAAATGCCGAGTGGTGGCCGGCACGCCCAAACTCTGACGTGGCAATTATGTTAGGACTCGCGCACACATTAGTTGAAAATCGTCTTCACAACAGAGCGTTCCTTAACAAATATTGTGTCGGCTTTGATAAATTCAGTTCCTATCTTATGGGATATACAGATAACGTACCTAAAACCGCTGAATGGGCAGCTAAAATCTCAGAGATTCCCGCTCAAAAAATTCGTGCATTAGCCATTGAGATGGCGAAAAAAAATACCATGCTCGGATGTGCCTATGCTTTACAAAGGACAGATCACGGCGAACAAGCCTATTGGATGACAATCACTTTGGCCGCAATGTTGGGCCGCATCGGACTTCCAGGGAATGGATTTGGATGCGGATACGGGAGCATGAACGGTTATGGTAACCCTCATTTAACCTTGTCAGCACCCACCATGAGTATGGGAGATAATCCCACCAAAAGCTATATCCCGGTCGCGAGGATCGCCGATATGTTACTCAATCCTGGCACACGCTATAATTTTAATGGAACTCAACGCAAATATCCCCACATACGGTTAGTGTATTGGTGCGGTGGTAATCCCTTCCATCATCACCAAGACCTTAACCGTTTACTACAAGCATGGCGCAAGCCTGAGACGATAATCGTTCACGAACCCTGGTGGACTTCGACTGCGCGGCACGCTGATATCGTACTTCCTGCGACCTCCACAATGGAGCGCAATGATATCGGCGCTAGCGGCCGTGATCGATTTTGGATAGCGATGCAAAAACTAGTTGAACCTTTGCATCAAGCTCGGAATGATTTTGATATATTTTCTGATATTGCTGAGGGCTTGGGACTGAGAGATAATTTTACTGAAGGGAGAAGCGAGCAAGATTGGATCAAAAAAATATATGACATTGCTTGCCATAATGCTGTTAAAAAAGATATAATTTTGCCTACCTTTGATGAGTTTTGGTCTCGAGGTTTTGTGGAAATACCGGCCCCGAATAAGCCGTTTGTGGCCATGGAAGATTTTCGTTTAAACCCCTCAAAATTCAAACGCAAAACACCATCTGGCAAAATTGAAATCTTTTCTGAAACCATAGATAGCTTTGGATATGATGATTGCCCAGGGCACCCTACGTGGCTAGAGCCAACGGAGTGGCTTGGTAGTAAACTAGCTGAAGAATTTCCACTCCATATGGTTTCTAATCAACCTCGTGATAGGCTACATGCACAATTAGATTATTCGAAAATCAGTCAAGAAACAAAAATTGCGGGCCGCGAGCCGTTACGTATCAACCCCCAAGATGCAGCATTTCGATCTATCCAAACCGGAGATGTAGTGAAAGTATTCAACAATCGTGGCGCGATACTTGCTGGCGCACTGATCTGTACCTCCATACGTCCGAGCGTTGTAGAACTATCTACTGGAGCATGGTATGATCCACTAATACCGGGTCAGCCGGGCAGTCTCGAGGTTCATGGAAACCCCAATGTGCTTACGCCTGACCGCGGAACATCGAAACTCGCTCAAGGACCAACGGCTCATTCAACGCTAGTACAGGTAGAAAAGTTTGTCGGTACAGCGCCGGGCGTAACTATCTTCAAAAGACCTCCTATTGAATAA